The following proteins are encoded in a genomic region of Populus nigra chromosome 16, ddPopNigr1.1, whole genome shotgun sequence:
- the LOC133675058 gene encoding D-aminoacyl-tRNA deacylase yields MVILLVATTSDPASIGPASALLAMPGWHTGPSLQDAVSFVNKEVRLIKVDNSLVKEDHLDKRWEEATGELVDEIIFLSKHAASSSRPSLTVHPIGTPHIGEGEVLVAGGKPGWAAPPNPRIGPWLRLLRTIAESHKLTPEFEVTLEATHHGPLTNSPTMFVEIGSTEEYWRRQDAAQAIALLVWEGLGLGGGIAEGDWGRNGGSNKILLGIGGGHYAPRHTDIVLKDGVWVGHLLSGYSLPMEDPGQSKTQLNTEAVHGTWKEAIKVAFEATKSAFPGGEILAHLDHKSFKSWQRNVVTTFLLEQNIKIGKASDFS; encoded by the exons atggTGATCCTGTTGGTGGCGACCACCTCAGATCCAGCATCCATAGGCCCCGCCTCGGCTCTTCTAGCCATGCCCGGTTGGCACACTGGCCCCTCCTTGCAG GATGCCGTAAGTTTTGTAAACAAGGAAGTGAGGCTAATAAAAGTGGATAACAGTCTTGTTAAGGAGGATCACTTAGATAAACGTTGGGAGGAGGCAACCGGCGAGTTAGTCGATGAGATCATTTTTCTTAGCAAGCATGCTGCTTCTTCTAGTCGGCCATCTCTTACGGTCCATCCAATTG GTACTCCACATATTGGTGAAGGAGAGGTTCTTGTTGCTGGTGGGAAGCCAGGATGGGCAGCACCTCCAAATCCTCGGATAGGACCATGGTTGAGGCTCTTGAGGACTATTGCTGAATCACATAAACTAACTCCTGAATTCGAG GTTACATTAGAAGCCACACATCATGGGCCATTAACTAATTCGCCAACCATGTTTGTGGAGATTG GTAGCACAGAAGAATACTGGAGGAGGCAGGATGCTGCACAGGCCATTGCATTG TTAGTCTGGGAAGGATTGGGTCTTGGAGGAGGAATTGCTGAGGGAGACTGGGGCAG GAATGGTGGTAGCAACAAAATTCTTCTTGGAATAGGTGGCGGGCATTATGCGCCCCGGCACACGGACATTGTTCT AAAAGATGGTGTTTGGGTAGGCCATTTGCTTTCTGGATACTCCTTGCCGATGGAAGATCCTGGTCAATCAAAAACACAACTAAATACTGAGGCTGTGCACGGAACTTGGAAAGAAGCAATCAAAGTTGCATTTGAGGCTACTAAATCAGCTTTCCCTGGGGGAGAAATTCTAGCACATCTTGATCACAA GAGTTTTAAGAGCTGGCAGAGGAATGTCGTCACAACTTTCTTGCTGGAGCAGAACATAAAGATTGGGAAAGCCAGTGACTTCTCTTAA